The Rouxiella sp. WC2420 region CGAGAAGATATCGTTCGTAAGTTAAGCAAGCTAGTCCCCCCATTTACGACTTCACAGGAAATGCCGGTTATATCATGCCCATCGCATTTGTACTCTAGTCCAAGGAATTACTGGCTCTTATGGGCGGCAGGTTCAACAGCTCTATTTGCACTGTGGTTAACACTCTCCACCACCTTGGCACACATGGTGACGCAACTGATCGGGAGCCAATAGCAGATGAGTGGACCAATCCGATTAATAATGCTGCTTGTTGGGACCAGCCTTGCGCTATGGCTAATTCTCGGCATTTGGATTTTGCCTGCCAGTGACCAAATAGTTTTAAGCCTGCTGACGGCCACAATCAGCATTACGACCGGTTACTTTCAGTGGCGCAGGTATTGTCTTCACAAAGTTGCTCACCAGCATTTCGGAAATTCACTTCTGCCGCCAGAGGATTTTCAGGGGGCGGTCATTTTAGTTTGTGCCGACCATAAAACTCTTTTTTCAACATTGAAGCTCTTTCGAGAATCTCCTCAGAGCTTTTATTTACCGGTAAAAACGCCGGAACAACTGCCCATTATTGCGCAAATCCTTTCTACTGAACGCCCGGCGCTAATAGCCCAAATATCTATATTAATGGCCATCGTACCGGAGCAACACCAAGAGATTGATGAGGTTGCGCAGTCCCTGCGAAGCTGGCAGCGGGGCATCGCACAGTGCAAATGTTGGCTAAACGGCGTCCCGCCAGTGTGGTTTAGCCTCTGGATTTCATCTCTTGGAAACCCTTCCGAGCAGGCAGATCGCTGGTATACGATCACTCCTTTTCAAAAAGGGATTCAGGTTCACGAGGCGGGTTCAGTCTCTATCCCACTGGAGAAATGGAGCCATCATCAGGCTGCTTGCAACCTTCAGGAAAGATTCAGCATTGCGCTATGGTTGGAAAGCTTACAGTCTTGGTACCAAGCTAATATTCAAAGCATCTTGTCGCAACCACAGGGAGATGCCTTACCCATTATCCCCTGCGCATGTGGCGTCTGTTTTATGCCGGTGCAATGCGCTGCTGGCAATCTTTGGCAGAGACATATTGCCACGATTACATCCTTGCCAATCCTGGCTTCTAGTATCCCATCATCTTTAACCTTGCCTGAAGTTCTGCTGCCCTACTTACCTCGACGCCGTGCCATCTCACGACTGATGCAAACCTGGCAACTTTTTGGGCTTCTTGGCGGGATTTTTCTACTGTTTGCGCTATTGGGCTCATTTTTCAATAACCAGCGTCTAATCCAAAGCGTAGGCGATCACTTGTCATTATATAACGGACTGACAGGTACTCTCCCAGCCGCTAAAACTCAGGCCCGGCAGCAGCTTCGCGCGGATGCACAATTGTTGGATAGCTGGTTGCTTGATGGCTCTCCAATGAATATGTCTCTTGGTCTTTATCAAGGGATGCGGCTGATTGCATCGCTCACCGCGGCTATCAACAGCGGGTCGCCGCCTCTACCAGTTCCAACGCCGCCACCTGTTATCAAGACAAACGACAAGCAGCCGAAGACGCTAAGTATCGACAGCCTGTCACTTTTTGACGTCGGCAAATCTGCCCTCAAGCCAGATTCAAACAAAGTATTGATCAAGGCACTCATCAACATTCAATCCCAACCCGGCAAGTTAATTGTAATAGCAGGCCATACCGACAGCAGAGGCGATACCCGGAAAAACCAGGTTTTGTCCCAAAAACGCGCCGAAGCACTTAGAAGCTGGATGCTTGCAACCAGCGAAATCT contains the following coding sequences:
- a CDS encoding OmpA family protein, whose protein sequence is MSGPIRLIMLLVGTSLALWLILGIWILPASDQIVLSLLTATISITTGYFQWRRYCLHKVAHQHFGNSLLPPEDFQGAVILVCADHKTLFSTLKLFRESPQSFYLPVKTPEQLPIIAQILSTERPALIAQISILMAIVPEQHQEIDEVAQSLRSWQRGIAQCKCWLNGVPPVWFSLWISSLGNPSEQADRWYTITPFQKGIQVHEAGSVSIPLEKWSHHQAACNLQERFSIALWLESLQSWYQANIQSILSQPQGDALPIIPCACGVCFMPVQCAAGNLWQRHIATITSLPILASSIPSSLTLPEVLLPYLPRRRAISRLMQTWQLFGLLGGIFLLFALLGSFFNNQRLIQSVGDHLSLYNGLTGTLPAAKTQARQQLRADAQLLDSWLLDGSPMNMSLGLYQGMRLIASLTAAINSGSPPLPVPTPPPVIKTNDKQPKTLSIDSLSLFDVGKSALKPDSNKVLIKALINIQSQPGKLIVIAGHTDSRGDTRKNQVLSQKRAEALRSWMLATSEISPSCFVIKGYGARRPLASNDTTEGRAANRRVEITLQTQANGCPTRKHQLASDSDTGITTSKEK